Proteins from a genomic interval of Chroococcidiopsis thermalis PCC 7203:
- a CDS encoding Uma2 family endonuclease — protein MASSSPTQNFVADTWVKATWEEFMAIADNPEYEKANFYYDRGYMRIEIPPIGSSHSQDNSIAHNVVSLYATVKNSRIKSLINCSFWRAGIREFQPDLDFYIGAEFRFPPRSNSPINLDEFPPPTLVIELSATSFNDDIGRKRLIYKPAGVREYWVVDVNAGDIIAFEIFQGSSGDIQESRVLPGLEIALVKEALQRSLTQDDGEINRWLLQSFSQN, from the coding sequence GCTAGTTCGTCTCCTACACAGAATTTTGTGGCAGATACTTGGGTGAAAGCTACCTGGGAAGAATTTATGGCAATAGCCGATAACCCAGAGTATGAGAAAGCTAATTTTTATTACGATCGCGGTTACATGAGGATTGAAATACCACCAATTGGTTCTAGCCACAGCCAGGATAATAGCATTGCTCATAATGTAGTGAGTTTGTATGCCACTGTTAAAAATAGTAGAATCAAAAGTCTAATTAATTGTAGTTTTTGGAGAGCAGGTATTAGAGAATTTCAACCGGATTTAGATTTTTACATTGGTGCAGAATTTAGATTTCCACCGCGTTCCAACTCACCGATTAATTTAGACGAATTTCCACCACCTACTCTAGTCATAGAATTAAGTGCGACTTCTTTCAATGATGATATAGGACGCAAACGATTAATTTACAAACCCGCAGGAGTCAGAGAATATTGGGTAGTTGACGTGAATGCTGGAGATATTATTGCATTTGAAATTTTTCAAGGAAGTAGTGGAGACATTCAAGAGTCTAGGGTATTACCTGGATTAGAAATAGCTTTAGTGAAAGAAGCATTACAACGTAGTCTAACTCAAGATGACGGCGAGATTAACCGTTGGCTATTGCAGAGTTTTAGTCAAAATTAA
- a CDS encoding Uma2 family endonuclease, with protein sequence MTTTELRLWTVDEYHRMIEADILTTEDRVELLEGQIIQMSPQQPPHAATTQRTFNYLNHLLVGIAFLRMQLPITLYPNSEPEPDIAVVRIKSREYIDGHPTADDIFLLIEVADRTLNSDRTSKARIYAQARIAEYWIVDVNARQIYVLREPGEETYQQEIILDGNAKLSLLAFPEIEVEVSQMFL encoded by the coding sequence ATGACAACAACAGAATTGCGTTTGTGGACTGTAGATGAATATCATCGCATGATCGAAGCGGACATACTGACAACAGAAGATCGAGTCGAATTGCTAGAAGGGCAAATCATTCAAATGAGTCCGCAACAACCCCCTCATGCTGCTACTACACAGCGAACATTTAACTATCTAAACCACTTATTAGTAGGTATAGCTTTCTTGCGAATGCAATTACCTATTACCTTATATCCAAATTCCGAACCAGAACCCGATATTGCTGTTGTCCGCATTAAATCTCGCGAATATATTGACGGTCATCCTACAGCAGATGATATTTTCTTATTAATAGAAGTAGCAGATAGAACTTTAAATAGCGATCGTACTTCAAAAGCACGCATTTACGCTCAAGCCAGAATTGCTGAATATTGGATTGTAGATGTGAATGCGCGACAGATCTACGTTCTGCGAGAACCAGGCGAGGAGACTTATCAACAGGAGATAATTTTAGATGGAAATGCTAAATTGTCACTGTTAGCTTTTCCTGAAATTGAGGTGGAGGTAAGTCAGATGTTTTTGTAA